ATATCTTGTATAGGACGACGAGCTATATCATGGAAAAGATGTCTAAAAAGGCGTGAATTGCGAATGACCATCGAGATCATATCCGATAAGGGCCAGTGGGACGGGTTCATCGAGGAGAGCCCGTATGGTATGCTATTCCATCGCTGGGATTATCTGAAGACCATCGAGAAGTATATCGGTTACGATCTCCTGACATATGGTATTTTTAAAGGTAGTACTTTAATAGGCGTGCTCCCGTTATTCTATAAAAAAAAGGGGGGAATAAAGCTTGTCTATTCTCCGCCCCCGGGAACGCTGACGTATACCCCTTACATGGGCCTCGTCATGGGGGATATTTACGCGACCGTAAGGCAGCGCAAGAAGGAGTCCTACCTCGACCTGGCATGGAACGACGTTAGCCGGGAGCTTAAAAGGCTCGCGCCCAACTACGTATCGATCACCTTCGTCCCGGACATGAACGATATTCGGCCTATGATCTGGGACGGTTATAATACCCAGCTTCTCTATACTTACCTCATTGACCTGGACCGGCCTCTCGATGATATGTGGAACGATTTCGAGTCGGATTGTAAAAAAAATATCCGGTCTTGCGAAAAATATGATCTGACGATCATGCAGACTTCCGATGTGGACACTTTTTACTCTAACATGGGGGAAAGCCTCAAGGCTCATGGTAAAACGTTCTTCCGTCGCCAGGACTCCGGGTTTTTAAAGGAATTGATTGCCCTATTCCCCGACAATATTAAATTATACTTCCTTTACCGGGGCAGCGAAGTTCTCGGGATGACAATAGATTGTATGTATAAGGGATTGTACATGGGATGGTGCGGCGATAACGTTATAAACCGGGATTTAAAAGTGAATGAATATCTTGAGTGGGAAAAAATAAAAGCGGCGAAATCTGAGGGGTATAAGTGCTACGAGAATTGGGGCGGAGATATGAAACGGCTGAACGTGTTCAAGTCAAAGTTCAACCCGAAGCTGATGCCCTATTACCACGTTAAAAAACTGGACGCCGTCGGCAAATTATCGGATTTCGGCTACGGGATGCTATCCAGTATTTCTATTAATCTTATAAAAAGATGATCCCTATATTATCACGAGGTTTTTCACCAAAATGAGGCAGTCCGTCCCATCCGGATAATATTTTGTGATAGTGCGCTCCTTTTTAAACCCTGATCGCTCATAAAGGGATATGGCCACGGGGTTATCCATCCTCACTTCAATGTGGCATTGATCACATCCGTAATCCCGTGTTCGATCTATGAACGCTTCCACAAGACATGTACCCAGGCCTTTTTTTCGATGTTCTTCATCGACGATGAGCTTGGCGATGTGCCCTCTACGTCGGAACAGCTTACCATCGATCTCGCCGACGATAAATCCCGCAGGCTCATCCTCATCGTAAACTATAAGGAAGAAGGAAGACCGTTCTCGGGCCAAACGGCTCAGGTCATGCAAGTTGAAATAATTATACATATCGTGGGCGATCATGAGCCGGACCACGAAGGGCACGTCCATCATATCGGCGATCCTGATCTTTCCGCAATTTTCCGCCATACCCCGTGGAATGGCCTTGCGTCGATAGGACTGTGATCGACCGATAAGCTTCGCCAGCAAGGAATAGGCCGCCATGGCCAGAGTGTAAACAATGGAACCCCCCTCGTCGATCTTTTCGATCTCGTGCTTTAAGATAGTTTCAATCTCCGCATCGTTAAACGTCGTCATCGATCCCGATGTGAAGAATATAGTCGTATGGTCCCGGGTCGGGCCGCAGGTAAAGATGTCCGAGCTCGAGTCGTGGATCACGGCGAGCCCGGGCTGTTTCAGTCCAATGTTCTTTCGGAGATTATCAACGATCTCGACGACGCGATGGGCGTCCGCAACGCTCAGCGGGCTCGCATGGAATATCAAGGCCGCGACTGGATCGAATAATAGGTAAAAGCATATCCCGCACGCGATAATAGTGCCGAAAATGAGCAGGATCACACCCCAGCCAGCGCCTGCATATGCAAGGGCGAAGATCAGGGCGAAACTGGCCACGAGTAGTATGCCGTAAATGACGGCCTTCCTGTAAAAGTGCCTGATTCGTAATGGCATAAGTTCCCGGGCTATTTCAATAGTCCATTATATCCGGTATATTAATAAATGTAATTATCTGATCGGGAGAGTAATTCGGCTTAGAAGGTTAAAAAAAGGCCGCCGGGGGGACCCCCGGCTTACGATTATATTAAAAGACGAGAACCGTCTTGCTTAGTGTCTCGCCGAACCAGGCATGCCCGTCCCAGACCATCCGGTAAGCCGGATTGTATACCCCGGTAGCCGGTGCCTTAATGGTAAAACTCCAGGTATATTGTTGGCCCGGGAGAACTACGACGCCGGCAGGAAGGGTGAAACGGGTGTTCCCGAAGTACGCAGTATCGTCATTACCGCCCAGCCGGATGCCCGAATTTTCGGACCACGGCAAATTGCCATTATTCAGCATCGTCACCGAGACGGTATAAGAGCGGCCTGAGAGCATGTACCGTGGCATCGAGCTATAGACGATCTTTGCGTTAGGCGCTGCCCCGGTGACGGTAATCTTCTGGCTTAATGCATCGCCGAAGGTCGTATTGCCCTTCGCCATCCGGTATACGACGGTATAGTTACCCGTCGTTAATGGGGTTTTCAGGGTCAGATTCCAGACGTATTTCTGTCCGGGCAACACCGTGATAACGGGCGACATGTTGACTTTCGCAGTGCCGAACAAGCCGGCATCGCTCGAGCCCAATAATACAAAGCCTCCGCTCGAGGACCATGTTGTCGTCCCTGTGTTATTCAGTGTTATGGAGACATTGTAACTCTCGCCCTGGACCATGCTCGATGGAATCGTTTCCGTTACAAGACCGGCATTCGATCCCGGTACAGGGGTCGGCGTCGGCGTGACAGACGGCACAGGCGTCGCAGTCGGCGTTACGGTCGGCGTCGCCGTAGGCGTAACCGTCGGCACAGGCGTCGCTGTCGGAGTCGCCGTGGCCGTCGGCACGGGCGTCGGCGTCGGAGTGACGGTTGGCACGGGCGTCGCAGTCGGCGTTACGGTCGGCGTCGCCGTAGGGGTAACGGTGGGCGTTGCCGCAGGCGAACTCAATCGATTCATTTCCCATTCATAGATACTGCTGATCTCCTTAGCGCTCAATGAGCGGTTATAGAAGTATACGGCGTACATGCTTCCGTCGAAGTTGAAAGTGCCGCCCATACTCCCGATATCCAGCTGCCCGCTGACGTCTAGCGTATTACCGTTGCTGCTATCAAGGCTTTTATTCACGTACAGGTATGTACCCGTATCGTTCTGCGTGGATGAGCCCAGGATCAGCTGGCCGGCGGTGAACGTAGCCTTACCGTAGAGGTCGCTGTCGAACACTTCCAGGCTGTTCGAGACAACGCCCAGGGGGCAGCGCTCGATGCCAGAGCCGCTGTTCCCGGATATCAAGAACTTGCGGCCGTTCGTGTTCGAGACTTTGAACAGCACGACCGCGGTCCAATCCTTATTAACGCCATTGTCGCCGGCCACGAGATAATTGGAGCTCGCGGCATCGAAATCTCTGCGGTACACGTTTCCTTCGCGTACCCTGGTACTTCCGTGGTTTACGGCGTTAAAGTGGTTGGCCGACTCGTCTACGATGACGTCGCCCGAATCGTGCATGAAATTATAGTAGAACACCAGCCCATCGGTTGGATAGCCGGGTGTTCCGGGCGTCGGCGTCGCCGTCGGGATGGCCGTCGGCACAGGCGTCGCAGTCGGAGTAGTAGTTGGCCGAGGCGTCGGCGTCGGCGTGGAGGTCGGCGCGGGTGTTAGAGTCGGAGTAACGGTCGGCTGAGGCGTCGGCGTCGGCGTGGAGGTCGGTATCGGCGTTACTGTGGGTATTGGCGTGGCGGACGGAGCGATCGTTGGTGTCGGGGTCGCCGTTATAACGGGCGTCCCAGGACCGGATATGACGTACTGGTGCTTTCCGCCCGCTGCCGTAAACGTCACGTTGTTACCGCTCTGCGTCGAGGGAATGGCTACTCCATCCATGCTTACATTATATGTCCCCGCGGACATTCGGATAGTTACGCTGCTGGTAGAGCCGGCCTTTATCACGGCTGATGCGCCCGAGGAATCCTGCTTAATTGTCATATAGTCCAGTCGGGCATTACTTGCCATGGCCGTAACGTCGTTAAATGACAGCGCGGTGGCATTGATGGCTGTAAATTCGGCAGAGCCGCCATGGACATAGAGCGTATCCGCGTCAGTGGTTATCCCGGCAAAGCTGCTCATGCCCTTTCCTGTGTAGGCGTAATCCGTGATGCTGCCGTTGACGATCGACATGGCGTTGCCCGTGCCTGTGACTGCCACGGTGGAAGTCTTGAGGGGAGTCTCGCCCGCGTACGTCGACGATAGGGCGGTCACACGGTAGAGGTTGTTGGCCGCAGCCTGCTTGAACTGGACGACCGGCTGGTATACCTCGCCCATATCGGCATAGGCGTGTAGCCGGCCGACGTACTTGGTCACCGTTACCGGGGAAGCCGGAACGGTATAGAGGTGGCCCGTGACGACCTTACCGAAGACGCTCTTACCGTACCAGTCCATGGCACTGGTGGTCACGCCCGTATTGGCAGGGCTCTTGTATGCCAGGGAGTTCCAGTCATAGGCGGCCCCGTTCAAGAGAAGCGTCACGTTATCGTTCGCGGCCGTACTGGTACTTTCTGGCCGATCCTGTGATACGGGCCGGAACTGCGCGTCGTAGCCCCAGGGCTGCGCGCTGGAGGCCCGGTCCGCAATGATGAAATAGCTGCCTGGAAACATTATGTCCCGCTCCCAGGTAATGTTCGTCGTGAGCGCAATGGAGCCGACGTTGTCATCCTCGACCGCCGAGATAGGCGCCTTCGAAAGGGTCGCGTTCATCCAGGCCGTCGATATGGTATTAACGTCTGCGATGGCCTTCGACTTGAAGGCGCCCCGCACCGAGCTGCCTCCGAAGGATGATACCGGCCACGGGGTCGGATTCTCGAATACGAGGACATTATGGTACAGACTGTAGATGCCGTACTGGGCGTCACCGAAGTGCTTATTCTCCTGGCCATCGGCAATGAGCTGCTCGCCCCGGTCAAAATATTCAAAGTTCATCTGATCCTGGTGATTGAACTCCCGGGATAGCTCGCTTGAGTTGAGGTATTTCGTCTTGGTCGTCTGGAGTAACCAGGTGGCATTGTTATCCCACCCATTGCGGAATACCTGGAGCTGAGACTGATCGTTTAACACGGAAGTGTAATTCGGTACTGTTGCAGTAACATTCTTATAGTTCCCATAGAACAGGTAGCCCCATAAGTAGGATAACTCGCTCTCCCCGAGGGTATCCGCCCAGATGTTCGATTGGACATCCCTTCCGGACCACTGGTTACTCTTGGTATTATTATACCAGATCATGTTGTTCTTGTCCGTGCCCGAGGCCAGGTTCGCGATATCCCCATAGAAGTTCGGGAACTCGTTACCGCCGGTGCTATAGGAAGACGTATAGCCGATCGGCAGTGAAGACCAGAGATCATACATAAAGTATTGTTTCAGCTTAGGATAGTCGTCGAAGATCGAATGGCCGTACGTATGCGAGTAGGCCTGTGCGTATTTTATCATTGTAGCCATCGCATAGGATTGGTAGGAATTGCTAAAATCGACTCCGGTCGAGTCCATTGCATAGTCGATGATGGGCCGGCTGTTTTCACACGTGTGGTAGCTATCGTGCACGAAGAAATCCGTCGTGCCTGCGGCGATCCATCGGTCCAGCCCGGCGGTGAGCGTGATATTGTTCGGGTTTGTATAATCGGCGAGCACCAATCCCGCCACACCGATCCCCGGATAGCAGCGGCCTTGTCCATCCCAGAAGGTGACATAGGTCTTATCGAGTGTGCCGGACACCGAATTGGCATCTACCCATGCATCGCTCGCGTACTTCGCCAGTAGGTCCCGGACCTGTGTGTCCTGGGCAGACGTAAGGTAGGGCTGCATCAGATCGTAGGCGAAGGCCCAGCCGGGAACACCCATTCCCAGCGTATAGTGGTTGTTCTTATCGCCCACGTTCATGTTCAGCAGGGCGTTTATAGCCGCCGTCTTGTATTTCGCGTCACCTTTGATGTAATACGCCAATGCGCATTCGGCGGCGAGTTCTCCCCGGGAGTTGATGTCATTGGATCCGCTGATGTTACCGGCCCAGTTGTAGCCGGACGCCGTATTGGCATCGGCGATGATCAGGTACTCCCAGGATGCCCATGGCTCGGTCTTATTATTCTTATAGCCTGGGACTTCAGAAATATTGTGGAAGTACAGGTAAGGATGGGTATTCGCCAATACAGTCTGAAGTGTATTTGAATTAACCGTATCAGTGCTGTTCGTTAGTAAATTTACTGGATTATTTTCATCAACCGTGATACTTGAGGCGACGGTAGTAAAGGTCATGAATTGCCCAAGTAATAAAACCAGCAAAATTATTGCCGTATTGAACTTTCGATACATATATAATCTCCATTGTATATGCCCCAAGTCGTTACTTTACCGATTATTTTATGAATGGAACATGTGCTATATATTTTTTCGTTAAATTTCAAATAAATGGACATTAATTAAATATATGATTTAATTTGGAGATAAAAATCAGTATTATTTATTATATTAATATTATATGGCCATATTCAGGGAATAGGCAAACAGAACAAATTATTTACATCGATTAACGATGTAAATATTATCATTAAATCATATAAAGTAAATTAGATCTCATTAATTTCGATGGTGTGCTTTCCGCTATCGACCTGCAGCTCCAGCATGTCAACATCGGCTTTCCAGTCGTATCTATCCCGGCCATCGATGCGAACAACGTATTTATCTCCTTTATTCGGGAAGCGTAAAGCCATCGTGTTCGCATTCTCGCTATCCATCGCGATGAGGATATTTTTCCCGGTATTCTTCAATGTGAAATAAATGACCGGATCCGTAAAGGCGACCATCGGACTGCTTTGATAATCGATATATTTCCCATTTAACATAGTATATTCGATCGGGTCGGCGCTTGTTTTTACGTATACCGTATCTGCATCCGTCGTGAACGGGCCGAATGTGCTGGTGCCCGTTCCCGAATAGGCATGATCGGCAAAATCAGGCCCAAGTATCATCAGCGCATTACCATTACCTGAAACCGGCACGTCGCTCGCGTTCAACGGGGCTTCGCCGCGATAATTCGCGTAGAGCGCCGTCACCCGATACAGGCTTTGACCGGCCTGCGGCCTGAACACCAGGACGGGCACATAATCCTCGGCACGCTCATCGTAGCCGGCTGTCCGACCCACCATTTTCATTATCGTAACGGGGCTCTCGGGCACGGTGAAAAGGTGGCCAGTCACCTCCTCGCCAAAGACATTCTTCGTATCCCACTGTACTACGTTCAGCGACCCGACATTCACCGGGGACTTATACTCCAGCGAAGCCCAATCGTACAATTGGCCGTCGAGGTATAATGTGATATTGATCGGCTTGCACGAGTTCGTCGAGTCCTGCGTGTCCTGAGTGCTCGGCCGGAAGATGTTATCAAAGCCCCAGGCATCGTTACTATCCAGTCGGTCGAAGACGAGGAAATAGTCCCCATCCGGGAACAATACATCACGCTCCCATGAAACCCGCGAGGCTATGTTGAGAGGAGACTGGTCATCATTGTTAACCTGCGTCACATTCGTTCTGCTCAGCGTCGCGTTCATCCAGCCGGACTCGATGACAGCGGTCGTTGCGAGGGCTCCGCTCTTCCACACGCCACGGCTCGGCATATTGCCATATTTCGAGTTCGGCCATGCCGACCAGGGATTTTCGAGCGACATGCCGTTATGATAAAACTCGGTGAGACCATACTGGGCCTCACCCCAGCGCTTATTCTCGCCCCCGTCAGCCATCAGGATCGCGCCTCGCGAGTACCATTCAAAGGCGAGCTGGTCCTGGTGGTTATACTCGCGCGAAGCTTCGGAATCCTTTACCTGTGGGCTTTTTGTGACAACACCCATCCATGAGCTGTTCGCATCCCATGAAGAGCGGAACACCTGATACAATTGATCATCGCCGATACGCGAGGTGTAGGGCGGCGGCGAGCGCGGATAATCCGAGTAGTCTTTCCGGGTCAAGAACGCCGTAATAGGGTCTACCTGGCCCAGCCAGTGCGCTTTCGGCAATAGGTCTTTTTTCACGTTCGCCTGCTCCGCATCGTAGAAGTTCAGCACGTATGACCGGTTCACCGGGTCGACCAGGTTGGCGATACAATCGTAATATTGCGCATACTCGCAGCCGCTCGTCGAATAGTCCGTCCCGTACTTTATGGGCAGCGAATTCCAGAGCTCATTCGTAAAATATGCCTGTGCCTGGGGATATACCTGGAACAGGCTCACGCCGTAATAATGCGTGTAGGCCTGGGCATAGGCGATCTCCCAGCCCACGACATAGTCCTTATAGGAGCCCAGGAAGTCCGTACCATCCAGGGTATAGCCATAAGAGTATATCGGCCGGCCACCATTCGTATGAGAGGCATCGGACTCGTAGAAATAAACGTCCCCGCATGCTTTCCAGACGGTGACATTGCTTTTCAGCGGCAGATGGTTGGGATTCGTATAGCCGTCCAGCGCAAGGCCGGCGATCCCGATCGCGGGATAGTCCCTGCCGTGGGCGTCCCAGAACGATACGTAGTCATCGCCGACGCTGTTCGTATCCTGGTACGCTTTATCCGTCAACGTGGCCAGCTTATCCCGCACCATGGCATCATCCGAACCGAGATAAGGTTGCATCAGATCATAGGCAATGGCATACGAGCCGGCGGCCATGGCCCATATATAGTGATTGGGCTCATCGCCCACGTCCATGTTCTTGAGGATCGAGAGCGCCTTCGCATTATATCGCGGGTCCTGTGTCACGTACCACATCACTGCGCAGGAAGCCGCATACTGGCCGCGGCTGCTCCAGTCGTTATATATACCGATATTTCTTGTAAAGTCCAATTCAAGCGCTTGATTCGCTTCCAACCGGATGTAATACAGGTAATCGCTATAGGGAGCCTCGTCCTGTCGACTATATCCGTCAACCTTCGTAATATCTTGAAAGAAGAGATAGGGATGTATTCGTGAAGATGGCGAGCCAGTCGGCAGGGGCGACTGTGAT
The sequence above is a segment of the Methanocella sp. genome. Coding sequences within it:
- a CDS encoding NBR1-Ig-like domain-containing protein produces the protein MANTHPYLYFHNISEVPGYKNNKTEPWASWEYLIIADANTASGYNWAGNISGSNDINSRGELAAECALAYYIKGDAKYKTAAINALLNMNVGDKNNHYTLGMGVPGWAFAYDLMQPYLTSAQDTQVRDLLAKYASDAWVDANSVSGTLDKTYVTFWDGQGRCYPGIGVAGLVLADYTNPNNITLTAGLDRWIAAGTTDFFVHDSYHTCENSRPIIDYAMDSTGVDFSNSYQSYAMATMIKYAQAYSHTYGHSIFDDYPKLKQYFMYDLWSSLPIGYTSSYSTGGNEFPNFYGDIANLASGTDKNNMIWYNNTKSNQWSGRDVQSNIWADTLGESELSYLWGYLFYGNYKNVTATVPNYTSVLNDQSQLQVFRNGWDNNATWLLQTTKTKYLNSSELSREFNHQDQMNFEYFDRGEQLIADGQENKHFGDAQYGIYSLYHNVLVFENPTPWPVSSFGGSSVRGAFKSKAIADVNTISTAWMNATLSKAPISAVEDDNVGSIALTTNITWERDIMFPGSYFIIADRASSAQPWGYDAQFRPVSQDRPESTSTAANDNVTLLLNGAAYDWNSLAYKSPANTGVTTSAMDWYGKSVFGKVVTGHLYTVPASPVTVTKYVGRLHAYADMGEVYQPVVQFKQAAANNLYRVTALSSTYAGETPLKTSTVAVTGTGNAMSIVNGSITDYAYTGKGMSSFAGITTDADTLYVHGGSAEFTAINATALSFNDVTAMASNARLDYMTIKQDSSGASAVIKAGSTSSVTIRMSAGTYNVSMDGVAIPSTQSGNNVTFTAAGGKHQYVISGPGTPVITATPTPTIAPSATPIPTVTPIPTSTPTPTPQPTVTPTLTPAPTSTPTPTPRPTTTPTATPVPTAIPTATPTPGTPGYPTDGLVFYYNFMHDSGDVIVDESANHFNAVNHGSTRVREGNVYRRDFDAASSNYLVAGDNGVNKDWTAVVLFKVSNTNGRKFLISGNSGSGIERCPLGVVSNSLEVFDSDLYGKATFTAGQLILGSSTQNDTGTYLYVNKSLDSSNGNTLDVSGQLDIGSMGGTFNFDGSMYAVYFYNRSLSAKEISSIYEWEMNRLSSPAATPTVTPTATPTVTPTATPVPTVTPTPTPVPTATATPTATPVPTVTPTATPTVTPTATPVPSVTPTPTPVPGSNAGLVTETIPSSMVQGESYNVSITLNNTGTTTWSSSGGFVLLGSSDAGLFGTAKVNMSPVITVLPGQKYVWNLTLKTPLTTGNYTVVYRMAKGNTTFGDALSQKITVTGAAPNAKIVYSSMPRYMLSGRSYTVSVTMLNNGNLPWSENSGIRLGGNDDTAYFGNTRFTLPAGVVVLPGQQYTWSFTIKAPATGVYNPAYRMVWDGHAWFGETLSKTVLVF
- a CDS encoding GNAT family N-acetyltransferase, whose protein sequence is MTIEIISDKGQWDGFIEESPYGMLFHRWDYLKTIEKYIGYDLLTYGIFKGSTLIGVLPLFYKKKGGIKLVYSPPPGTLTYTPYMGLVMGDIYATVRQRKKESYLDLAWNDVSRELKRLAPNYVSITFVPDMNDIRPMIWDGYNTQLLYTYLIDLDRPLDDMWNDFESDCKKNIRSCEKYDLTIMQTSDVDTFYSNMGESLKAHGKTFFRRQDSGFLKELIALFPDNIKLYFLYRGSEVLGMTIDCMYKGLYMGWCGDNVINRDLKVNEYLEWEKIKAAKSEGYKCYENWGGDMKRLNVFKSKFNPKLMPYYHVKKLDAVGKLSDFGYGMLSSISINLIKR
- a CDS encoding GNAT family N-acetyltransferase encodes the protein MPLRIRHFYRKAVIYGILLVASFALIFALAYAGAGWGVILLIFGTIIACGICFYLLFDPVAALIFHASPLSVADAHRVVEIVDNLRKNIGLKQPGLAVIHDSSSDIFTCGPTRDHTTIFFTSGSMTTFNDAEIETILKHEIEKIDEGGSIVYTLAMAAYSLLAKLIGRSQSYRRKAIPRGMAENCGKIRIADMMDVPFVVRLMIAHDMYNYFNLHDLSRLARERSSFFLIVYDEDEPAGFIVGEIDGKLFRRRGHIAKLIVDEEHRKKGLGTCLVEAFIDRTRDYGCDQCHIEVRMDNPVAISLYERSGFKKERTITKYYPDGTDCLILVKNLVII